The stretch of DNA ATtataaaacagattttttttttatgtcattgGGTCATTGGCACCAGATAGCTATTTCGAGCTTAAGTTCGCCATTTTTTGTGCCAGGAACCCCTCTTTAAAATATATTTGCAATGGCAAGTACTGGTTCTCCCTCCATAGAACCTATTTTTGACAGTGGCAGCTAATAAGCCACAACTGATGACATTGCAGGTTCCTATTGGTCCGAGGGAACTGAGATATTTGAATGTCCATATTGCTTCTCCAAAAGGGAGCCCAGCCCCTGCAATTCTCAGTAGCCAGAAGTACCCTGGCACTAAAAACTGCACGGCTCAGCTCCCCCCTGTATTAAGTGTacgtacatatatattttaaatcctaggtgggattgctgctttaaggttgTTTTAGGCATGATTgacaagtcttttttttttttttttttttttacttcaatacagTTTAGAAGCCAGCATTCCCTTAGCATTTCCAGTCAATTCCCACTACTATCCATACGAAAATGAAAAGGGCCCGAGCATTTctaacaaaagaaaaacaaaaagtatGGTGGATATTTTTACCATTGTGCAAGAGACATCTTACATTCTTCTGTCAATTACAAAAGCATTTAAGAGTACACAAATAAATCATTCAGgctgtggggattttttttttttactttgtttatTTCTAGTATATTTCCCATTTTCAGACAATATCAATTAACTATTGTTTTTTCAACACACCCTTACACAAGTCCTAGAATTTCCTTTGTACTAGGGTTTTTAAAAATACTGATTTTTTCATCTTTGTTTTTGTATGCAAAAGGCAtgggagattttcctcagcaaCAGGGTTAACTTCTTTCCCGGAAttggaggggggagaaaaaaaaaaaaaaaaaaagcagggaaGGTTTTTACTGGTGTGACGTGGAAGAGAGGTACTGAGGGTATTGCAGGTGTCCTTTTGGATATAAAGTTTGTACATTGTTATATTACACAAGGTTTTTGACTTCAAAGAAAGTCTGAAGACCATTATTCCTCAGGTCTGGTTTATGTATTTttcttggttaaaaaaaaaaaaactattaaaaaaggAGATAAGAGTTGATTTTTATGGCAATTATTTTCTTTCCACTGCATTACAAAAAGTCCACGCATTTTGCTTGCTTTGAGCTGGTGTGGCGTTCGCCCAGCTCCAACCCCAAGGATGGCATTCGCTTTACAGAAGAACACACTTCCGTTTggatgattttttctttttcccattgCTGATCTTCTCTTTGTGTTTGCGGATTTCACGTACAAGAGTGTAGAAAGCATCCTCCACTCCCTTTGTGGAAAGAATaccagcaaaaagaaaaaaggggaaagTACATGAGAACAGGGTCATATGTCAAAATCAATTGTAACTTTACAAGCTAAACCCCCTTCCAATAGGTTAATGGCAGCAACAGGATGTGAAAGCCCTTTCTGCTTAAGTATccttttcccttttgtaaaaacaTTTAATTCCAAGTTCCCACATCAAGAGGGGTAGCACCCGTCACATTTCTGAGACCTTTTTAGCATTTGTCTACAATGTTCTGGCCAAACTAACCTCACATTCATAAATATTTCAaaaacatgttttaaaaaaaggTTTATATAAAATTAGTTAGGAAGTTAATTTACATTTGGTTTGCAGCAATCATCACATACTCATCTGCCCTTTGTCCTGGAATCAGTCTACCCCTGTGTCATGATATTGGTACCAACCTGTCTAGTTTTGGCAGATGTCTCTATGAATGGAATCCCATAGCTTTTTGCCAGCTCCTGTGCCTGTTTTGTGTCCACTGTTCGTGATGGAAGGTCACATTTGTTACCAACTAATACCATCGGGACATCATCGGAATCTTTAACTCTGTTGATCTGCTCTCTGGAAGAATAAAAATGAGTAAGTTACATTTATGTAGTGGCAAAtaagaataaaataataaaaaaataaaaaaaaaaactgaagaaAAGCATAACTTCCAGTTCATTATACAAAACATCTATTTTATTTCAAATTTTTAAGTAAATAAACAGTATGAGATTGGGAACCGCCAAAGCAATGATGTTCAGGGTCTAGTTTTCCAAACTAACAattacagggggaaaaaaaaagaaaataaagtattGTCCTTTTCCGAGTTCACACTTGATTTGCTTTTATTTCATCTGAATACTTCAAAGCAAAATTACAGACAATTAATAAGAACGTTTCAGTTTGTTTTCTCATCTTAAAATAAAGGTAAATCTTAAAAAGCTCTTCTAAAAATAAAACACTGTTTAGAGATCTTTGAAAAACCTTAGAAAAATGGAGATACAAATGGCAGGTATGAAAGTGCTTCTCAGGGGTTTGAAATAATTATTCTACTGCACATGCTGTTCATCCAAAATGTTCACCAAGTGCTATGCAGAtcctcattttaaatccaggtcAAACAAAATGGCAGAATGGAAACTGAAACCAGAGTACACGTCTGACCTGTAATGATGCACATCCTCAAAGGACTTTGTGTTATTAATAGCAAAGACACATAAGAATCCTTCTCCAGTGCGCATGTATTGATCCCTCATGGCACTGTACTCCTCTTGACCTGCAGTGTCCAAAATGTCTAGGAGACATGTTTCACCATCTATAACAACCTGCTTCCTGTAAGAGTCCTGCAAAGATGGAATAGTAAGCAAGTAAGAAAGGGGGAATACCCCCCCACAGGAAAAATATGCTACTCTACCTTCCATCTCAATGTTACACGTGTAGCAACACTAACCTACAGTAGTGAGATATTGAGCAAGTGCCTCTATACTGACCTCTATGGTAGGGTCGTACTCATCCACAAAGTGGTTCTGGATGAGCTGGATGGTTagcgcgctcttccccacgccACCAGCACCGACCACCACAAGCTTGTATTCAGTCATTTCACCAGCACAGGGACTGCCGACATAAATGAGGATGAAAgaaaaatctattaaaaaaagttaAAGAACCATAAAACTACTCCATGTAAGAGGCAGTTATTTGCTACTTCGATGTTGAACTACTTTATTTGATGCCACGGTAATCAAAACAAGCATGAAGAATAATGTGCAAGCAAACTGTGTTTATATTTAGCCATCACGTGTCAGGGAATGTGTTGAAACAACCCCATGGAGTTCCAGTGCTTTAGATTCATATACTAGCACTAGCTTTAACTAAACAGGTGTGGGTAGAATAAGCAACAAAAAGTTGTGAAATAAAATTATCTAATTTTTATTGGCTaatgttaataaataaaaacattttcaaaGTATAGAAATGTAAAGTCATTGTAGTCTTGGTTAATTGGGAGGCATGGAAGACAATTGGATACACATTGTAAGAGGAAGAACTAGTACTGTATGTCATTAAAACTCTAAATATTCAGGATTTCAAACAAGGGGAGCAAGAGGTAATGGACGTCCAAGCTGCAAACATTCTACTGACAAACATGCAATACATCGAGTAGAAAAACCTCAGAAAAAACAGCAAAATGCATGATCCCATGTACTGTAGATAAACCGTTTATGCAATGGCCAATTATCGCAAAGCAAGTAGTCTCACACAAGCAAATTGAAGAAGAATTCAATGGACTCTAACTTCATTCAAACCTGTTCAGTATTAATTATGTTCATGTCTACCTACCTGGTGTCACATTTTCCAGAACACTTGCTTTCTACTTAATCAGACAGTCTTCAATTTATGAAACAGAATTGGAAGCTATAGGCCAGTACTTCGCACAGAAACCAGgggaaaaaaaactcacacagcaGGTTTCATGCACTACCGACACTCCCATTGTCTCCAAAACACTGAGACAGACACCCTCACAGGGTTCACATCTCAGAAAGAGGGAAAACCAGATGCTGATTTTAGGCGTGGGCCAAAACATGTGGCTCCTTATCCAAAATTATTTTGCTTCTTCAACATTGTTTAAGAAGAGCTGAAGTTGTAGGTTTGTTGCAGGCTATATACCCTTTAAGATGTATGCTTAAAAACATATGTACACTGTAGGAAGTTAATAATTGAATGATTAACGATCTGCACTTTCGCTTATGAAATCAGAAGGCAGTCATCTTTGGTTTGGCAATTCATGTGTGATGCTGGAAAGCTGACATGCATTAGTATCTCACTAATTACTCCGGTTTCTGCTTCTAATGAAACAGCACAAACCTGTCTTATTCCGGTCTAGGACTATAGAACATATCAGATGGAGACAGGGAAGACGACAGGTTTGTACtataaaatcaaaaaagaaaCCAGGCAGGGGATCTCAATGAAATGCAGCCGTCCTTTGTCAGGGTATCCTAAATTAAATACGGACT from Ascaphus truei isolate aAscTru1 chromosome 6, aAscTru1.hap1, whole genome shotgun sequence encodes:
- the LOC142497568 gene encoding GTPase KRas-like; this encodes MTEYKLVVVGAGGVGKSALTIQLIQNHFVDEYDPTIEDSYRKQVVIDGETCLLDILDTAGQEEYSAMRDQYMRTGEGFLCVFAINNTKSFEDVHHYREQINRVKDSDDVPMVLVGNKCDLPSRTVDTKQAQELAKSYGIPFIETSAKTRQGVEDAFYTLVREIRKHKEKISNGKKKKSSKRKCVLL